In a single window of the Panulirus ornatus isolate Po-2019 chromosome 23, ASM3632096v1, whole genome shotgun sequence genome:
- the LOC139756885 gene encoding TLC domain-containing protein 3A-like → MQVIETQLAVGAYALAAWFCLYLLIASLLRMWARTSHLPHAHRAHITESFVSGVQGAACAVVGLATVIACRNDVMGEKYPLAVHYSSIGTAYFIYDLWAMYRSHIARISTVNGIISTFVSYLKSDLLMVVHHMTIVFLLFPAVVYRSPMGHFFLGCFFCTELSTPFVNARVILSLLGLKNSKIYIVNGLLMMTVFAMCRVALFPIMYAVYLSQQTTAPSHIQALASIPMTCHLSCLLVLAPQLYWFGLMVKGALAVMKMDTSKVSKVD, encoded by the coding sequence ATGCAGGTCATAGAGACGCAGCTGGCGGTGGGTGCCTATGCCTTAGCTGCCTGGTTTTGCTTGTACCTGTTGATTGCAAGTCTACTGCGCATGTGGGCGAGAACTAGTCACCTCCCGCACGCCCATCGCGCCCACATTACTGAGAGTTTTGTTTCGGGTGTGCAGGGAGCTGCTTGTGCTGTTGTGGGCTTAGCAACGGTGATAGCATGCAGGAATGATGTCATGGGTGAAAAATACCCCCTTGCCGTTCACTATTCTTCCATTGGGACTGCATATTTCATTTATGATTTGTGGGCAATGTATCGGAGCCACATTGCTAGAATCAGTACTGTGAATGGTATAATATCTACATTTGTGTCGTACTTGAAAAGTGACCTGCTTATGGTTGTCCATCATATGACCATTGTGTTTTTACTATTTCCTGCAGTTGTGTACCGTTCTCCCATGGGACACTTCTTCTTAGGGTGTTTCTTTTGCACGGAACTGTCCACACCCTTTGTCAATGCCCGAGTTATTCTCAGTCTTCTTGGCCTTAAGAATTCCAAGATCTATATTGTCAATGGCTTGTTGATGATGACAGTTTTTGCAATGTGTCGTGTTGCTCTATTTCCGATAATGTATGCTGTTTACCTGAGCCAGCAGACCACAGCACCATCACACATTCAAGCTTTGGCCTCGATACCAATGACCTGCCATTTATCTTGCCTTTTGGTGTTGGCACCCCAGCTATATTGGTTTGGATTGATGGTTAAAGGAGCATTGGCTGTCATGAAGATGGATACATCTAAAGTATCAAAAGTTGATTGA